Within the Gossypium raimondii isolate GPD5lz chromosome 12, ASM2569854v1, whole genome shotgun sequence genome, the region TCGGCTTAATTTGGGCTAGTTTTTTGTTGTGGGTTTCTTCATCGTTGATCAAAGCAGGGTAGAGGGTTGAGGTTTCTTTAagttgaaaggaaaaaaaaaagggggaggTGGAAATCCCTTTTATTTTGGCTTGTTGTTTCGTACATTCACCATAGCTTTGCGTTTGGCATGACGGGGAAAGAGTTGAATTAGACAACATTGTCAATTACCAACAAAGACTTGGTCGAATTCAaagatatttatttatcttCTCTCCTTTTATTCTGTCTACATAAAATCTCCAAACGTCAACATTCGGGATTTCTCCAGGCACAGATTTGATTGTACTCCCCTTTCGCCTTCTTCGTTACTTGCTCTGTTTTTCTTGTTGGAGTCATGATTTTCGACACAGCTTTTACGCGATCAAACCTCGACTGCTTTCTTCATTGCACTACACCAACCCTCAAATCCCAATTCCTTCCCAAGGTAGTTTTCATTATCTTAATTATGGGTTCATACTGTGATTGTGATTATGATTATGAGTTGTTTATTTTTGCAGAGCGAGATTAGTAACCTTAATCGCTTATGGCACCCTTGGGAGAGAGAAAAGGTTGAATATTTCACATTATCTGATCTTtgggattgttttgatgaatggaGTGCGTATGGAGCTGGAATTCCCATTGTGTTGAACGACAGCGAAACCTTAGTCCAGTACTTTGTTCCTTACCTATCTGCCATTCAAATCTTTACCAGCAATCCTTCTGTCAACAGCTTTAGGtaattcccttttcttttctttttaattcccCTCTTGAAGTATACCATTGAACAGTTTAACACCATGATCTACATAATACACTTAGGGAAGAGACAGAATCAGGTGACGGCGAGAGGGATTCCTTCAGTGATTCAAGCAGTGAAGAGAGCGAGAGTGACAAGTTATGGAGATGGGAGGGATGCTCATCGGAGGAGGGAGGGTCCGAGCAAGACAGCCTTTGCCACCTCAACAATAGGTTGGGTTACCTTTACTTTCAGTATTTCGAGAGATCGGCTCCTTATGGTAGAGTGCCCCTCATGGATAAGGTACTTTTTCTCTTGGTCTTACTGTCTTTCTCCTTTTTTCCGGTTACATTCTCTCTTCCCTTTGATTTTGCAATTTATCTGCCTTTCTGTCATTTCCTGATTGTTCGATTGAAAAAACAGCCGTGAATTTGGCAGAATATAAGTATCTTTTTAAaggtgtaaaaaaaaaaaaaaaccttttttgaCCTTTGAACatgaaaattcttttgctttctttcttGGCCATGGTCACAATCTTTCTTCCTTTATCATCCATCCCTGAGCATAAGTTGTTGCTTTTCCTCTGAAATTGTCATTCAACTTTAACAATTAAGTTTCAGGCTTTGTGGTTTTAAAAATTTGGGATGATTGCgacctttattattttagggtaaaatttgtttattcattATGAAAGCTTGTGGGTTTTGTTGCTTTTACAGATTAATGGATTATCTGGAAGATACCCAGGTTTGATGTCATTGAGGAGCGTTGATCTTTCTCCAGCTAGTTGGATGGCAGTGGCCTGGTCTCTTTCTTCCTCTCTTTCACTATCAAATGCACACACGACAAGCTATTTATAATCAGATAAATTGAACGGCAAAAATTATGCAACATTAGAGCAACTTTTATAAAATCCCCCTCTTTGTTATCGTTTCTAATTTCTAGTCTAGTATACCTGGATTCGAAAATGATTGTTACATACAGGTTAAGTCAGTGCTCAATATGGATaaatatttcaagaaaattaaaagagaagaaaaagactaTAGTTTTTGATGATTGAAAAAGGCTCATTGGTTGATGTTTTGATAATGTCAGGTACCCAATTTATCACATTCCCATGGGAAGGACCATAAAGGACTTGTCCACATGCTTCCTTACTTACCACACTCTATCATCTTCTTTCCAAGGTTGTTCCTCCCTTTTAGCTTTTGTTAAAATCCCCTTCTTTATCATTGGTTAAAATATTCATTACAGTAATGAAGAATGCTTGTTTTATATATGCATGTGGTAGTTTGGGTGCTGATAATGAATATTCTGGGTGCAGATATGGACCCGGAGAATGAGATTGAGGGTGGCGAAAGGAAGGGAAAGGAAGGGGAGTGCATCTCCCTTCCACCATTCGGGATGGCCACATACAAGATGCAAGGGGAAGTGTGGGCCTCGGGCAATTCAGGACGGGACCAAGAAAGGCTAGTGTCGCTTTTAAGCGTGGCAGATTCGTGGCTAAAGCAACTTAGGGTCCAGCATCATGACTTCAACTACTTCACGGGGATTCGACGTGGCTAGTCTTTGTTACTTGCACTGTCTCACAATCCCATGGAACCCACTGATCACTAATTATACAAAGAagaatagaaaaacaaaatctctTTCCGGTTTTTTGGTTTTTAGAATTATGGTTGCCACTTGTTTTTTTGTAACTGTCCAGTGTGACGTCAGCGGTGACAGCAGTTTCATCCGAGGGTATCCCAGTTGAGTAGTTTAGCCTTATTTTTGCGTCTGCTTTAAGCCTGTTTACTTTTGGGGGGGCTTTATTGTAAAGAAATGATGTCCGATAAGTAAGGCCCTTAAAACTGTCGAAACTTTGCCGGATTGTATATGATATGATACTTCATCTTGACCATATTAGACAacaattttcacaatttcctCCTCTTCTTCGCCTCAAACAAAATGAAAGATTAGCTGcgcataattttcatatttttggaGAGTTAAATcactttattaaattaatggaTAAATGGTAACAAGCTACTGGTATAACCGTGTCTCAATCTTCATAATACTATGTCCAGATTCGAACTTTCCGTGTAAATTTATCTTCTCGTCCCTTATACATAATCTCAATATGTAATAGAATTATTCAAGAAGTGGTGGGAGTTGCTTGTAAGTCAAAAACAAGAGGAAAGCTAAGCAAGGCAGATGAGTCCAAAGTTGTTAGGTGTTTGGAAGAAAATGTCACTAGTTTTACTTAATCCAGTATCAACTAGCGCCAACACTCTACAGCCTACAACTTCCCTTTATATGCTAGCTCTAATTCCACCATTGCTCCCTTCCAAAACAATAGACAACCAAACACTTGGGCTCTGCTCATACTACTTAGAGCCTCTTTTCACATTCTTGCTGGAAGTTAACAAAATTATGTATCATCCCAACACCTTTATgatgttgtaatttttacgGAAGGGTTAAAGATATTTACTCACGTATTTTGTAAAAGTATCTTTCTTTAATTCCTAAAATTTGAAGTTACCAAGTGATACAGAAAAGAGTTACATTTTCCGGTACGAAAATTAAAGTAGGATTGGGTTAACTTGGAATTTTAGGTGACTTGACTTAAAGGTTATATATAGTAAGATAGAGGGCTAAAGACGCGTTATTTGTGTCATAGTCAAATCCAAGCCAACAGGCTAAGGCAATGTTGAAGGTGTGGACTGGATGACATTAACATAGACACGGATGAATAGCTTCCGTTAATTGGCTCCCCAACTACGCTGTATTACCAGTACCACTAATCACATCTCTTCTTGCTcttcttttaactctttttatCACCAATTTGATTGGTTTGGACCAACGCTGTTTTGGTCTTGGAGTAGTACACATTCTATTGCATCTCTTATTTGACTTGAGCTTACCATCAAACTTATTAGGATGATATAtagctttttattattttaaattataaaaattttatatttcgtacaaaaacaacattataatatgatattgttaattatttattaactaaaggagatttaacattttatatttttttatttctcaaaatcaactttgtttattaatgtttttcattttatttatgattaatgataatttaatgtcaaattttatttggAGAAATGGTTGGAGCTTTCCTTAGATGACACCCATTTTGTTTACTTcagcttaaaatttttatcttagTCATCAATATTATCAAAACTTAACATTTTGTTCATTCATCTGTTAAATTACTAACGGAAGCCTTTTTATTGACACAATGAGAAATTTAGCCCTCTagtctttataaattttatcaatttggttcTAATTTTAAGGATTCgacaaatttaaccttcaactttacacattctattaatttagtcttaattattaaaattcaaaacttttaaaaataatatatatatttaaatgtttatttttgataaaaatttaccaaatttaacccttaacaaAGAATGCAgacatatattaaataaattattatttatagaatactGAGAGGAAAAAGTTTGAGTCTTGTTTGTggggttttaaaatatatattttatttataaaataatatttaataaataaattttatgtcaaAAAATGGGCatccatttatttataattttgtatgcatTTTTTATCGAAAACgaactttcaatttttttaagtttttattttattttttattttaagaatcaaaactaaattgatagaatttataaagttgacaattaaatttgttgggtttttctagaattaaggccaaattgatagaaatttatttaagtattattctataaataaaatattgactaaaataagaatttttaaatctcggtgaccaaaataggaacaCATTAATTGTTGGGTGactattttttatagtttaccctaatttctatatattagACTTAACTATGGTAGATGggtcaatatatattttagccCATGAAATTGTCCATTTGCATCTTGTGGGTACctcttccttctcttttttttacctAATTGGTATCTGAACTTGTATTCTGTCATACAGGTTAGTACCTTCGCATTAACACCATTAGCTTGTGTTGGTGTGACACTAATAGCCAAGCCGAATGGTCCCACGACGACTTGTGCATCCAGTATTAAGTTGAACCTTAAATTAGGCAGATATCCTTGAATGCTCGCTTGAGTGTCTGCTTTGTATTTCTCCAAAGCCTCATTGTTCTCCTTCTGTATCTATTCTTTCTCAACGAGGTGTTGCTTCCCAAGGGCTTCCAATTGACGAACCCTCTCTTCCAACTCTTTTTCTCAGACCTCCAATGATTGGTACTTGGTCTCCGAGGTGGAGACAGATTCTGTAAGCTCGAGATTTTAACGGACAATAGCTTCATTAATTGGGGCAGAGTTGGTTATGTGATTGCCCGGCAAAGAGAATGATCCTCTCATATTTTGTTCGCCTAGCCTCATTCTCATCACAATCCCCTTGGAGGGCCCAGCTCATAAGTCCGCACTTCGTTGCCAACATGGAAAAGGAACTCACCAACTCCGGGAGAGTTGATTTGTGAACACCCTTGGAAGAAGAAGAGGGGTAAGCAAACTCTTTTAATTCCTGGGAAAATTCACTTTTTTGTTTCTGTTGAACAACAAAGGGAGAGAAAGGATATTGCCCCGCACCAATGTGCTTCCACCACTTCCTCTTGTATCTCATAGTACGCCACAtggaaaataagtaaataattttttaaatatatataaattaataaaagtataaaaaaatttacatcaaGAATTAAATAACCATATTTCCAGGTTCATTTTAgatgtgtttttaattaattttattaatttataatttttagttcttttacatatttttataaatttataattctttgattttgtataaatttatatatcacatattatatattttatatattttcaaaatattatacgCTTTTTATATATCCTaattgtatgtatttatatatatatatttatacaattttaattttatatttggatAATTATTCATCATCCTTGAAATTGTTAACTCAGAAGCGAGGTTGAGGTTTTACCATATGTCGCTTGTATTTAGaaagttaataaatatatgaatatgacATGTGGTAAAATCTCAACCCGGAGTTAAAAAGTCTCATCCTAATATACCAAatgtttatcttttatattctatataaatttcagaataataataacctaaaactaatattttataaaaaaaattaaaatatataaaattacttaaaacatattagcaatgaatctagacaaatgATTGTCTAGATTCAAACGTATCTGAACAACAAATTGCCGAAGCTCATTCatgatgagaaaaaaaatatttttattaatttatatatttttaaatattttttatttttatttattttttcacgTGGCATGCTAAGAGGCAACAAAATGTCACCACAAGATTGACTATTAGTGCCACATTATCACAAACTAACAATATTAGTGATGAGGTATCAACCTATGTGATAGAATACAACTTCAGGTATCAACTAGGTGCAAATGGATAAGTTCAAGggcaaaatatatattaacccaTAAAATAATGGGCTTATTATCAAAGCCTcatagatatataaaatattattaattttggttaattggttaattcgattaattaaaTGGTTTCAACCGATTTAACttataaccaaaatttcaaaaacatttaatcGACCTCTAaccgaattaaattaagtgACTAACCGATTAACCGAACTAATTCAATTCGatcaattaatttagttttaactAAAGTTTACATACCCTAGGGCTAAGTAATCTAAAAACAATATTCctattataaaattcataataaaatattcccCAATCCAAACCGTTAAGAATTATGGAATTTTTAAATGTctattgaattttagtttagtttgcTATTGCAACAATCAGGACGACATTGGTTCAAGTATGCTTAAGCATGTTTTTCTTCCGTTTTAAGGGTTGGAAAATGGTAATAGGTAGAAGCAAGCGTTATATAAAAAATGGAATTGTAAACCGTAGTGATATCTATTACTAAAGTGTTTTACACATAAAACctagagaaaaaaaatgcaCATAGTGGGATTCAAACCCTAATCATTATGATTtgatcttttaactttttccaTTTCAACCAAAgtcttttatgttattatattttttaaaaatattgttatatgcATTTTTTACCCACATTGTTGGTGTCATAAAACCTAATATTAGTAATGATAGGCTACTTCAACTCATAGGTTGCAACGAACACCCAATTCAGTGCAATACATAATGTATGGTTTTAATTTGAAAAGGATTTTGAGAGAGCTTAAAGAAGATAATCCAAGTTGATAAAAGATTTCAACAACGAGGGAAACGAGGAGAAGGTGGTGGAGGGAAGTGTTGATTTACCTATGGTAGGCAAAGAACTGAAGTTAAGGAGCTAagggagaaaaagaagaaaggtaAAGAGAGAAAACTTGGTGATGCTTAAGGTTTTTCTTGGGAAGAATAAGAGATCCCTATTCTCTTGTGCTCTAGGGCTTATACAGAGGGGCCACCCATTGTCATATGGTACCACGTAACTGACAATATAGGGGGTCTACATGATCGTGTGGTCTGTCATATGGCAAGGTCGTTACACATCAATTGTCATCATATAGTGTACTATGTGATATTGGTCTGACATTCTCACTCTTGAAGCTGTACGAGATTATTATGCTTCCATGCCCCCTCCTAAAGGTGTGTAGCAAATGATCCACACGAGAGTGTGTAGTAGGCCGATtccaaattaattcaaatagaGTATGCTGGAGGTTCTTTAATGACTGTCTCAAATGAAAGGTCGAGAGGTTGTATTGGGACCATTTCCGAAGGGTTGTCACATGtaggggtgagtattcgatcaagtcgagtcaaaaaatttcgagttagttGAGTggacgaatcctattttagcaactgtactcaatttaaatttttttcgaataagattatttaactacataaaaaatataatgattttgccttttaacttaatgagtaaacatttatcaaaacgacgtagttttgCCTGTTCTTATTCGGAATTTCagataactcgaattgtgtaatttatattcgagttaaatcgaaaaacttaattttttattcaagttgatCTGAATAACTTgatcaactcaaataactcgaattttttaattcaaaatttaaattttttatcgaatttttcgaatcaaattatattttattcacccCTAATCGCATATCTTACAAGGTTTAATTGTCAAAGCGGGGCCCTAACAATCCATTACACAGTTTTGAaaatagattgaaattttacataataaatagaagcaattattgaaataaaatcattaagattaatatccaaatatatggtttaaaatCCGATGTATATTCAAAAAAGAACCTGGTCATACAATCGGCGTGGGCTTTTGGTGTTAAGCACTTGGATATTGACCATCAACACCTATTCTGGCGGCTTGAAAATTGAAATCCAGCCCAACGATGCAATAAAGAATTTCTTTACTAAATCaagttatttttcatttttaagactttgtttaattgattttattgacatcatttataaattattttaaactgaAATGTTATACCCTGTTCCAAATTATTTGGATCTAGATTTactcttctttttcatttcaacatttgaatattattctaaaacttagaattactattctaaaataatctttttttctttttctctcaaaacCCATTTCAACTAGAATTGTTCAAAGGTCAGAAACCCGGTCTGGCCCAACTTAGATCAAGCGTGGATAAGCATTTTTCTATCTCAAGACAAATCTAATCTGGCCcgaattttatttgaataataaaaaattaatctaaatttaattataaatatatataattattaacataaatatatgtttaagtttttttaatattttaaataataaaatgagcttTTGAGCTAAGTCGGGCTAGTTAAAAAATGAGCATGGGCCCAAGAATGTTTTTGGAATCAGAGCCCACCTCGCCCTATGAACAACTTTAGTTTCAACCTCTCTTTATCAATCTAAACTCAAGTCACTCCTCAACTCTACATTTTCATTACTTTTGTTGTTGTCGCTACCACCAATAAAGGTGTTTGAAAATCAAGTTAGATAGACTAAATCTATCGAAAcgatcatttttattttttcggatcaaatttaattgattcaGTTTAAAGTCAATTTGAAAAGTCAAtcaattacaattttaaatttccaaaattatattaaccaaattaatacttagaattatataataa harbors:
- the LOC105764197 gene encoding uncharacterized protein LOC105764197, which gives rise to MIFDTAFTRSNLDCFLHCTTPTLKSQFLPKSEISNLNRLWHPWEREKVEYFTLSDLWDCFDEWSAYGAGIPIVLNDSETLVQYFVPYLSAIQIFTSNPSVNSFREETESGDGERDSFSDSSSEESESDKLWRWEGCSSEEGGSEQDSLCHLNNRLGYLYFQYFERSAPYGRVPLMDKINGLSGRYPGLMSLRSVDLSPASWMAVAWYPIYHIPMGRTIKDLSTCFLTYHTLSSSFQDMDPENEIEGGERKGKEGECISLPPFGMATYKMQGEVWASGNSGRDQERLVSLLSVADSWLKQLRVQHHDFNYFTGIRRG